One Anoplopoma fimbria isolate UVic2021 breed Golden Eagle Sablefish chromosome 21, Afim_UVic_2022, whole genome shotgun sequence DNA segment encodes these proteins:
- the rnf32 gene encoding RING finger protein 32 isoform X3, whose product MAMRKGLTSKAGNKLVLTSAAFQDHITRSLLHPNFQLSDPFLRGKRKAARRRVEERGLQAHDQQEEREYVLESAPPPLTLAQKLGLVASPAGRLTEDDWTQVKARSVQEGDSAHPCAICREEFCLQSQVLLSCSHVFHRACLQAFERFCGRRCCPMCRKEQYETRVIHDAARLFRHQCATRIQACWRGYLARKRFRQLRKSIWPKDKQLRRKFFEAKELNDSFVRYCHTDTEAFLSDINRSLSSSRRVFQQLERKHVSEPQERDWDRIQSQVVQRGVWDCPICLTALCSQSLPTEAGTSSHQQRRPTVLLSCSHIFHQLCLEAFETFSIESRPSCPLCRSVYHKKLI is encoded by the exons ATGGCAATGCGGAAG GGTTTGACGTCTAAAGCTGGCAACAAGTTGGTGCTCACCTCGGCCGCCTTTCAAGACCACATCACACGCAGCCTGCTGCATCCCAATTTCCAACTTTCTGACCCTTTTCTGAGAGGCAAAAGAAAAGCGGCCAGAAGAAGAGTGGAGGAAAGGGGTCTGCAGGCACACGATCAGcaagaagagagagaatatgtGCTTGAGTCTGCTCCACCTCCTTTAACATTAG CTCAGAAGTTGGGTTTGGTGGCCAGCCCTGCAGGGAGACTGACGGAGGACGATTGGACTCAGGTCAAGGCGAGGTCTGTTCAGGAGGGGGACTCAGCACATCCCTGTGCAATATGCAGGGAGGAGTTTTGCCTTCAGTCTCAG gTGTTGCTGTCTTGTTCTCATGTTTTCCATAGAGCATGTTTGCAAGCCTTTGAGAGGTTTTGTGGGAGGAGGTGCTGCCCGATGTGCAGAAAGGAGCAGTATGAAACACGGGTGATCCACGATGCAGCTCGCCTCTTCAGGCACCAATGTGCCACCAG aatTCAAGCATGCTGGCGAGGCTACCTTGCCCGAAAAAGGTTCCGACAATTGAGAAAATCCATCTGGCCAAAAGACAAACAGCTGCGACGGAAATTCTTTGAGGCAAAG GAGTTGAATGACAGCTTTGTCCGATACTGTCACACCGACACGGAGGCTTTTCTGAGTGATATCAACCGCTCCCTGTCATCAAGCAGACGAGTGTTCCAGCAGCTGGAGAGAAAGCATGTCTCCGAACCTCAAGAGAGGGACTGGGACCGAATTCAAAGCCAG GTTGTCCAGAGAGGTGTCTGGGACTGCCCCATCTGCCTGACTGCATTGTGTAGCCAAAGCCTCCCAACAGAAGCCGGTACATCCAGCCATCAACAACGCAGACCCACAGTGCTTCTGTCCTGTTCCCACATCTTCCATCAGCTCTGTCTGGAGGCCTTTGAGACCTTTTCTATTGAGAGCAGACCTTCCTGTCCCCTGTGCAGATCTGTATACCACAAAAAACTCATCTAA
- the rnf32 gene encoding RING finger protein 32 isoform X1, which yields MAMRKGLTSKAGNKLVLTSAAFQDHITRSLLHPNFQLSDPFLRGKRKAARRRVEERGLQAHDQQEEREYVLESAPPPLTLAQKLGLVASPAGRLTEDDWTQVKARSVQEGDSAHPCAICREEFCLQSQVLLSCSHVFHRACLQAFERFCGRRCCPMCRKEQYETRVIHDAARLFRHQCATRIQACWRGYLARKRFRQLRKSIWPKDKQLRRKFFEAKLQELNDSFVRYCHTDTEAFLSDINRSLSSSRRVFQQLERKHVSEPQERDWDRIQSQVVQRGVWDCPICLTALCSQSLPTEAGTSSHQQRRPTVLLSCSHIFHQLCLEAFETFSIESRPSCPLCRSVYHKKLI from the exons ATGGCAATGCGGAAG GGTTTGACGTCTAAAGCTGGCAACAAGTTGGTGCTCACCTCGGCCGCCTTTCAAGACCACATCACACGCAGCCTGCTGCATCCCAATTTCCAACTTTCTGACCCTTTTCTGAGAGGCAAAAGAAAAGCGGCCAGAAGAAGAGTGGAGGAAAGGGGTCTGCAGGCACACGATCAGcaagaagagagagaatatgtGCTTGAGTCTGCTCCACCTCCTTTAACATTAG CTCAGAAGTTGGGTTTGGTGGCCAGCCCTGCAGGGAGACTGACGGAGGACGATTGGACTCAGGTCAAGGCGAGGTCTGTTCAGGAGGGGGACTCAGCACATCCCTGTGCAATATGCAGGGAGGAGTTTTGCCTTCAGTCTCAG gTGTTGCTGTCTTGTTCTCATGTTTTCCATAGAGCATGTTTGCAAGCCTTTGAGAGGTTTTGTGGGAGGAGGTGCTGCCCGATGTGCAGAAAGGAGCAGTATGAAACACGGGTGATCCACGATGCAGCTCGCCTCTTCAGGCACCAATGTGCCACCAG aatTCAAGCATGCTGGCGAGGCTACCTTGCCCGAAAAAGGTTCCGACAATTGAGAAAATCCATCTGGCCAAAAGACAAACAGCTGCGACGGAAATTCTTTGAGGCAAAG TTGCAGGAGTTGAATGACAGCTTTGTCCGATACTGTCACACCGACACGGAGGCTTTTCTGAGTGATATCAACCGCTCCCTGTCATCAAGCAGACGAGTGTTCCAGCAGCTGGAGAGAAAGCATGTCTCCGAACCTCAAGAGAGGGACTGGGACCGAATTCAAAGCCAG GTTGTCCAGAGAGGTGTCTGGGACTGCCCCATCTGCCTGACTGCATTGTGTAGCCAAAGCCTCCCAACAGAAGCCGGTACATCCAGCCATCAACAACGCAGACCCACAGTGCTTCTGTCCTGTTCCCACATCTTCCATCAGCTCTGTCTGGAGGCCTTTGAGACCTTTTCTATTGAGAGCAGACCTTCCTGTCCCCTGTGCAGATCTGTATACCACAAAAAACTCATCTAA
- the rnf32 gene encoding RING finger protein 32 isoform X2, whose translation MHSAGLTSKAGNKLVLTSAAFQDHITRSLLHPNFQLSDPFLRGKRKAARRRVEERGLQAHDQQEEREYVLESAPPPLTLAQKLGLVASPAGRLTEDDWTQVKARSVQEGDSAHPCAICREEFCLQSQVLLSCSHVFHRACLQAFERFCGRRCCPMCRKEQYETRVIHDAARLFRHQCATRIQACWRGYLARKRFRQLRKSIWPKDKQLRRKFFEAKLQELNDSFVRYCHTDTEAFLSDINRSLSSSRRVFQQLERKHVSEPQERDWDRIQSQVVQRGVWDCPICLTALCSQSLPTEAGTSSHQQRRPTVLLSCSHIFHQLCLEAFETFSIESRPSCPLCRSVYHKKLI comes from the exons ATGCATTCAGCT GGTTTGACGTCTAAAGCTGGCAACAAGTTGGTGCTCACCTCGGCCGCCTTTCAAGACCACATCACACGCAGCCTGCTGCATCCCAATTTCCAACTTTCTGACCCTTTTCTGAGAGGCAAAAGAAAAGCGGCCAGAAGAAGAGTGGAGGAAAGGGGTCTGCAGGCACACGATCAGcaagaagagagagaatatgtGCTTGAGTCTGCTCCACCTCCTTTAACATTAG CTCAGAAGTTGGGTTTGGTGGCCAGCCCTGCAGGGAGACTGACGGAGGACGATTGGACTCAGGTCAAGGCGAGGTCTGTTCAGGAGGGGGACTCAGCACATCCCTGTGCAATATGCAGGGAGGAGTTTTGCCTTCAGTCTCAG gTGTTGCTGTCTTGTTCTCATGTTTTCCATAGAGCATGTTTGCAAGCCTTTGAGAGGTTTTGTGGGAGGAGGTGCTGCCCGATGTGCAGAAAGGAGCAGTATGAAACACGGGTGATCCACGATGCAGCTCGCCTCTTCAGGCACCAATGTGCCACCAG aatTCAAGCATGCTGGCGAGGCTACCTTGCCCGAAAAAGGTTCCGACAATTGAGAAAATCCATCTGGCCAAAAGACAAACAGCTGCGACGGAAATTCTTTGAGGCAAAG TTGCAGGAGTTGAATGACAGCTTTGTCCGATACTGTCACACCGACACGGAGGCTTTTCTGAGTGATATCAACCGCTCCCTGTCATCAAGCAGACGAGTGTTCCAGCAGCTGGAGAGAAAGCATGTCTCCGAACCTCAAGAGAGGGACTGGGACCGAATTCAAAGCCAG GTTGTCCAGAGAGGTGTCTGGGACTGCCCCATCTGCCTGACTGCATTGTGTAGCCAAAGCCTCCCAACAGAAGCCGGTACATCCAGCCATCAACAACGCAGACCCACAGTGCTTCTGTCCTGTTCCCACATCTTCCATCAGCTCTGTCTGGAGGCCTTTGAGACCTTTTCTATTGAGAGCAGACCTTCCTGTCCCCTGTGCAGATCTGTATACCACAAAAAACTCATCTAA